One Drosophila santomea strain STO CAGO 1482 chromosome X, Prin_Dsan_1.1, whole genome shotgun sequence DNA segment encodes these proteins:
- the LOC120455370 gene encoding AP-1 complex subunit gamma-1 isoform X1, with protein sequence MYPYYEQDWSVLPPENNRRFNPAFNMATIRQAFTEAVERVRMPTPTRLRDLIRQIRAARTAAEERAVVNKECAYIRSTFREEDSVWRCRNIAKLLYIHMLGYPAHFGQLECLKLTASTRFTDKRIGYLGAMLLLDERQDVHLLITNCLKNDLNSSTQFVVGLALCTLGAIASPEMARDLASEVERLMKSPNTYIRKKATLCAFRVIRRVPELMEIFLPATRSLLSEKNHGILITGVTLITEMCENSSDTLMHFKKDSGNREIVPNLVRILKNLILGGYSPEHDVSGVSDPFLQVKILRLLRILGHNDPDASEAMNDILAQVATNTETSKNVGNTILYETVLSIMDIRSEGGLRVLAVNILGRFLLNSDKNIRYVALNTLLRTVHADTSAVQRHRTTILECLKDPDVSIRRRAMELSFALINAQNIRTMTKELLLFLEKADAEFKAQCSSGMILAAERYSPTTRWHLDTQLSVLIAAGNYVRDDVVSSTIQLVSSSPVPEQTYITNRFWESLQVANHCEDKQPLLQVAVWAIGEYGDLFMYGANEDEFERPTESDLIAVYYKFLTSAQVSTTSKQYALVSLAKLSTRLQQCVEEIQALITSFGSHLNVDLQQRGVEFTQLFGHYKHLRPPLLEKMPAMQISRISSQNGESGGGSFDDNSPDVIENGVEGGGGGGHSLIESNMNTLGDNTNILLDLLGSTDLSAGGAGDLVAATDLSNAVHKKNSRNANDVVAPVSNNQDLLDLLDLDLSAPPSTTTGAPAGGGGGGGILALAGDNNQSSAANMNNMLGGLDLGGFGSGLDSSVSIPTNGNDLASMLGGLGAPPAASAPLAAPAPVGNLIDGHAGGLLGDLNPTAASNNVVVPPQGPRLTALDKDGLLVQLVSVRGSDCMRIYMTTTNNSDNTLDQYLLQAAVQRSFQLQMLTPSGSVLPPGGVITQEMRVVATSNATLRMRLRIQYVLDGQQQVEQTEVSGFPEQQPAAAAAAE encoded by the exons ATTTAATCCAGCCTTCAATATGGCCACCATACGGCAAGCATTCACAGAGGCGGTGGAGAGGG TCAGaatgcccacgcccacacgccTGCGCGACCTCATCCGACAGATTCGCGCCGCCAGAACCGCCGCCGAGGAGCGGGCGGTGGTCAACAAAGAGTGCGCCTACATACGGAGCACGTTCCGCGAGGAGGACTCCGTCTGGCG CTGTCGCAACATTGCCAAGCTGCTGTACATACACATGCTCGGCTATCCGGCTCACTTTGGCCAACTGGAGTGCCTTAAGCTGACGGCCAGCACGCGGTTCACAGACAAGCGGATCGGCTACCTGGGcgccatgctgctgctggatgagCGGCAGGATGTCCACCTGCTCATCACCAACTGCTTGAAGAA CGACTTGAACAGCTCCACGCAGTTCGTCGTGGGCCTGGCCCTGTGCACTCTGGGTGCGATCGCCTCACCGGAAATGGCCCGGGATCTGGCCAGCGAGGTGGAGCGTCTGATGAAGTCCCCAAACACGTACATTCGCAAGAAAGCAACGCTGTGCGCCTTCCGCGTCATCCGTCGTGTGCCCGAGTTGATGGAGATCTTTTTGCCGGCCACGCGTTCCCTGCTCAGCGAGAAGAATCATG GAATTTTGATCACTGGCGTTACGCTGATCACGGAGATGTGCGAGAACAGTTCGGACACGCTGATGCATTTCAAGAAG GATAGCGGAAATCGAGAG ATTGTGCCGAACTTGGTGCGCATCCTGAAGAACCTGATCCTGGGCGGCTATTCGCCGGAGCACGACGTCAGCGGCGTGAGCGATCCGTTTCTGCAGGTGAAGATCCTGCGACTGCTGCGCATCCTGGGCCACAATGATCCGGATGCCTCCGAGGCGATGAACGACATCCTGGCCCAGGTGGCCACCAACACGGAGACGAGCAAGAATGTGGGCAACACCATCCTCTACGAGACCGTGCTCTCCATCATGGATATACG CTCGGAGGGTGGATTGCGCGTCCTGGCCGTCAATATCCTGGGACGATTCCTGCTCAACTCGGACAAGAACATACGGTACGTGGCGCTGAACACGCTGCTGCGAACGGTGCACGCGGACACGTCGGCGGTGCAGCGGCATCGCACCACCATTCTGGAGTGCCTCAAGGATCCGGACGTCTCGATCCGTCGGCGGGCGATGGAGCTGTCGTTTGCGCTGATCAATGCACAAAACATACGTACAATGACCAAGGAGCTGCTGCTCTTCCTCGAGAAGGCGGACGCCGAATTCAAGGCGCAGTGCAGCTCGGGCATGATCCTGGCCGCCGAGCGTTACTCCCCAACCACGCGCTGGCATCTAGACACGCAGTTGAGCGTGCTAATTGCGGCCGGCAACTATGTGCGCGACGACGTCGTCTCCTCCACCATTCAGCTGGTGTCCAGCAGTCCCGTCCCGGAGCAGACGTACATCACGAACCGTTTCTGGGAGTCGCTGCAGGTGGCCAATCATTGCGAGGACAAGCAGCCGCTGCTGCAGGTTGCCGTCTGGGCCATAGGCGAGTACGGTGATCTCTTCATGTACGGCGCCAACGAGGATG AGTTTGAACGGCCCACTGAGAGTGATCTGATCGCTGTGTATTATAAGTTTTTAACCTCTGCTCAAGTCTCGACCACAAGCAAGCAATATGCCCTTGTCTCCCTAGCCAAGCTAAGCACGCGTTTGCAACAGTGCGTGGA GGAAATCCAAGCACTGATCACGTCCTTTGGCAGCCACCTGAATGTGGATCTGCAGCAGCGAGGCGTGGAGTTCACGCAGCTCTTTGGCCATTACAAGCATCTGCGCCCACCGCTGCTGGAGAAGATGCCGGCCATGCAGATCAGCAGGATTAGCTCGCAGAACGGCGAGAGCGGCGGTGGCTCCTTCGACGACAACAGTCCCGATGTCATTGAAAATGGCGTGGAgggaggcggcggtggcggaCACTCACTTATCGAAAGCAATATGAACACTCTTGGTGACAATACG AACATTTTGCTGGATCTGCTGGGCAGCACGGATCTCTCGGCGGGAGGCGCTGGCGATTTGGTGGCGGCCACGGATCTCTCGAATGCCGTGCATAAAAAGAACTCGCGCAATGCGAACGATGTGGTGGCGCCCGTTTCCAATAATCAGGATCTATTGGATCTGCTCGATTTGGATCTATCTGCGCCTCCGTCCACGACGACGGGCGCGCCGGcgggcggaggaggaggcggtggcatTCTGGCCCTGGCCGGGGACAACAACCAGAGCAGTGCGGCAAACATGAATAACATGCTCGGTGGCCTGGACTTGGGTGGCTTTGGATCTGGCCTGGACAGCTCAGTCAGCATACCCACAAACGGCAACGATTTGGCCAGCATGCTGGGTGGGCTGGGAGCCCCGCCGGCTGCATCAGCGCCACTGGCGGCTCCAGCTCCCGTTGGCAACCTCATCGATGGCCATGCCGGCGGTCTGCTGGGCGATCTGAATCCCACGGCTGCCTCCAACAATGTAGTAGTG cCTCCACAGGGTCCCAGGCTGACGGCGCTGGACAAGGATGGGTTACTGGTGCAACTGGTTTCGGTCAGGGGCAGCGACTGCATGCGCATCTATATGACGACCACGAATAACTCAGATAATACCCTGGATCAGTACTTGCTGCAG GCGGCTGTGCAAAGGAGTTTCCAGCTGCAGATGCTGACGCCATCCGGCTCCGTGCTGCCGCCCGGTGGAGTTATAACGCAGGAGATGCGTGTTGTAGCCACGTCGAAT GCGACACTGCGGATGCGTCTGCGCATCCAGTACGTGCTCGATGGCCAGCAGCAGGTGGAGCAGACGGAGGTCAGTGGATTCCCCGAGCAGCAgccggcggcggcggcggccgcAGAGTAG